A segment of the Streptomyces sp. NBC_01235 genome:
GAGGAACAGCCCTTCCTCTCCGTCGACCACCCGCCGCTCAACGGCAGCCCGGGCACGGTCGAGGCCAACTACTCCTGGACCGGCCAACTCCCGGCCAACAAGTCCGGGCGGCACATCATCTACATGGTCTGGCAGCGCTCGGACAGTGCCGAGACCTTCTACTCCTGCTCCGACGTCGTCTTCGACGGCGGAAACGGTGAGGTAACCGGTATCCACGAACCGGGCAACCCCAGCGAGCCCGTCCCCGGTGCCTGCACCGCGACCCGCAGGACCACCAACAGCTGGAACGGCGGCTACCAGTCCGAGGTGACCGTCACCAACTCCGGCGACGTCCCGATGCTCGGCTGGATGGTCGACTGGACGCTGCCCAGCGGTCAGTCGGTGGTCAGCCTCTGGAGCGGCAACGCGACCTACAACGGGCAGGCGGTGATGGTCCACAACGCCGACTGGAACGGCTCGTTGAGTCCGGGCCAGAGTGCGACGTTCGGATACGTCGTTTCCGGCTCGGGCGGTGACAGCGCCACAAGCCTTCCCTGCAGGGTCGGTTGAGCGACAGTCGCTCTGGGCGGACCCGGTGGGCAGCGAGTCGTGTGCCACCGGGTCCGCGAGCCGGGCCTGCCCCAACGGGGGGAGTGGGGCGGTCCGGGATGTCCCCGCCCGGACGGTGCCACGGGTCGGGGTCGTGAGAATGCGACAACGTTGTCGCGACGCCGCCTGGATGACTCTACCGGGTCAACGGGTGTAGGGGCCAACCGAGTTGGTGGGCGCTCGGCCGAAAACGCGTTTGCCCGGTGCGTGGATGCACACGTACATGATGCCGGACGTCAGTCGGCCAACTGCGCAGAAAGCCAGTGCAGTTGGCGACGCACCTGCTCGGCCTCACCCCCCTCGTGCCCGTTGAACGGATACGGGTGGATCTCCTTCCGTGGATCCGTGCCGTCGCTCAGCTCCCCGTACCGGTTGAACGCCGCGTATGCCCCGCTCGGCGGACAGACCGTGTCGCGCAGACCCGTGCCGAAGTGGGCGCGGGCGCGGGCGCGGCGGGCGAAGGAGACGCCTTCCACGTAGGAGAGCGTGCGGTAGGCGGTTTCTTCGGCGCCGCGGTGGACGGAGAGGTAGGCGGCGATCTCGCCGTAGGGACCCGCGTCGGTGAGGGTCAGGGCACGCCGGATGCCGCACAGGAGCGGGGCCGTGACGAGGACGGCGGCCAGGTCGGGGACCAGGCCCGCGACGGCGAGGGCGAGTCCGCCGCCCTGACTGTTTCCGACGGCGACCGTGCGGGCGGGGTCCACGCCCGGCAGCACACGGACCGCCGTCACCGCGCGCACCGCGTCCGTGATCAGACGGCGGTAGTGGTAGTCCCGAGGGGAGAGGAGGCCGCGGACGGCCGGGCCGGGGCCGCCGGGCGCGGTGGCGTGCGGGTCGGGGGTGGCGCCTCCGTTGCCGTACTGGTCGCCCTGGCCGCGGTTGTCCATGAGCAGGTGGGCGTAACCTGCGTTCACCCAGGTCAGGCGCTCGTGGGGGAGACCGCGGCCGCGTCCGTAGCCGACGTACTCGACGACCGCTGGAAGCGGTTCCCGGGCATCGGCTGGAAGGCTCAACCAGGCGTGCACCGGATCCCCTGCGAAGCCCCGGAACGTCACGTCCCAGGTCTGCGTCAGACGGAGACCGGTTTCGACGGGGTGTACCGACACCACCGGCTCCCGCTGCTCGGCCTCCTTCAGGGTGTCACTCCAGAACGTGTCGAAGTCGGCGGGTTCGTCGGGCTCGGGTCGGTGGCGTTCCAGCTCCGGCAGCGTCAGGTCGAACGCGGGCACGGGGGCACCTCGCAGGGGTTGTGGGCGATCGATCGTTGCGTAGCTCATACAGAAATTTGCGGAGGACGGTAGCACCCAACTTCCCGGTTCTACCCAGCCCGTGAGCGATTCCAACGCCACACGAAGTCCCACCAGCCCACCGTGCAGCATCCATTGACAGCGCTTTCCGTGAGCCCTTACGTTGCCGCAGAGTTACCGGTAAGGGCACGAAAGTTTCGAGATCACGCGCTGCGAATCGAGCGTTTCGAAGAACGCCCCGGGAGGCCCGAGCATGAGCACCTCCACCACATCGGCCCCACCCCCAGGAACCCAGGACCGGCCGCCCAAGACCCGGCACGGTCCCACGCCTTTGGCCGCGCGGCGTGGCTGGCGGCGGGCGCTGCGACGGGACTGGCAGCTGTACTCGCTGGCCGTGCTGCCGCTGCTGTTCTTCCTGGTCTTCCGCTACCTGCCGATGATCGGCAACGTGATCGCCTTCCGTCGCTTCGAACCGGGCGGTTCGATCCTGGGGGAGCGGTGGGTGGGGCTGCGCTACGTGCGGATGTTCCTGACCGACCCGACCTTCTGGCAGGTCTTCCGCAACACGCTGTGGCTCGGCGGGCTGACGCTGGTGTTCTGTTTTCCCATCCCGATCGTCCTGGCGCTGCTGCTCAACGAGGTGCGCCGGCGCTCGCTGAAACGGTTCGTGCAATCGATTTCGTATCTGCCGCACTTCCTGTCGATCGTGATCGTCGCGGGCATCACCATGCAGATGCTGGCCACGGACGGCCCGGTCAACCATGTACTGGGCTGGTTCGGCCACGACCCGGTCCGGTTCATCCAGGAACCGGGCTGGTTCCGCACGATCTACGTGGGCTCGGAGGTCTGGCAGACCGCCGGCTGGGGCACGATCCTCTATCTCGCCGCGCTCACCACGATCGACGAGGACCTTTACGAGGCCGCCCGCATCGACGGCGCCAGCCGCTGGCGGCAGATCTGGCACGTCACCCTGCCCGGAATCCGGCCCACCATGATCACGCTGCTGATCCTCAACATCGGCACGTTCATGGCGGTCGGCTTCGAGAAGGTCCTGCTGCTGTACAACCCGCTGACCTATCCGACGGCCGACGTGGTCTCCACCTACCTCTACCGTGCCGGCGTCGAGTCCAACAGCTTCAGCTACGCCGCCGCCATCGGGCTGTTCGAAGCGATCATCGGCCTGGTGCTGATCACCGGCGCGAACCAGTTGTCGCGACGCACAGTGGGGACGAGCCTGTGGTGAGCCTTCTGACCCCCCGTGCTCCGCGTCCGCGCACCTCCGTGAACCAGCCCACCCGCGGCTACCGCGTTTTCCAGGGCGTCAACGGAGTGATCCTCACCCTCGTCGTGCTCGTGACCCTCTACCCCTTCGTCACCATCGTCGCCCGGTCCTTCAGCGGCGAACGTCAGATCCGCGCCGGTGAAGTGAACCTGTGGCCCAAGGGGTTCAACCTCACCACTTACAAGATCGTCGTCCAGGACTCGATGTTCTGGCGAAACTACGGAAACACCGTGCTCTACACGGTTCTCTCCACCGTCGTCGCCATGGTTCTGACGACCTGTTATGCCTACGTCCTGTCGAAGAGAAACCTCAAGGGTCGTGGTTTCCTCGTCGGTGTCGCCGTGTTCACCATGTTCTTCACCGGCGGCCTGATCCCCAACTACGTTCTGGTCACCAGCCTCGGCCTGAAGAACTCCGTCTGGGCGATCGCGCTGCCCAACGCGATCAGCGTCTTCAACCTGCTGGTGATGAAGGCCTTCTTCGAGAGCCTGCCGACCGAGCTGGAGGAGGCCGCGGAGATCGACGGGCTGAGCACGTACGGCGTCCTGCTCAGGATCGTGCTGCCGCTGTCCAAAGCCGTCATCGCGACGATGGTGCTCTTCTACTCGGTGTCGTTCTGGAACTCCTGGTTCTCGGCGTACCTCTACATGGACCGGACGGAGCTCATGCCGGCCACCGTCTATCTGCGCAACCTCATCTCGGGCGCCACCACGGGTGGCAACGCCGGCGCCGGCACGGCAGAGCTCAGCCAGGTCGGGGCGAACATCCAGGCGGTCACGATCGTGCTGACGTCACTGCCCATTCTCTGTGTGTACCCGTTCGTCCAGCGCTTCTTCGTCTCGGGCGTGATGCTCGGCGCGGTCAAGGGCTGAGCCGGATGCCCAGGCCCCCGGCCCCTCGGTCCTGCACGGCAGACCACCAGAACGAAGGAGTGTCCCTCGCCTTCCGGCCCCTGAACCGCATGAGGGCTGAGCCTCGGCGACAGACGCACCGGGTTGCGCTCCCGACAGCGCCCTACGGCAGGACGGTCCCACATCGCACCCTGGGCACAGCAGAAGCCGACTCCGGTGGGAAGCGGGACCGATGAGGCCCCCACGCCGGGAGAGCCGGCGACAACAAGTCCGGTCGACGTCAATCACAACCGTTTTCCGGATGGCTCCGATTCGTTTCTTCAAGAGCTCGCACTGAGTCAGCCGTCGTACTAGGAGGATCTGAGTGATGAACGGCAAACAGCTGTCTAGGCGTCAGATCATGGCCGCCGCAGGCTTCATCGGCCTTGCAACCCTCACCGGCTGTGGCAGCGGCGAGGACGGAGGGGACTCCAAGGACCTCTCCAAGAAACAGAACGGTGCCATGAAGGAGTACCGGACCGGTCAGCAGTTCAAGGCGTCGAAGCCGCTTTCCTTCTCGGTTCTGCACAACAACAACCCGAACTATCCGATGAAGGACAGCTGGCTGTTCTGGAAGGAACTCACCAAGCGCACCGGCATCACGCTGAAGCCGATCGCCGTCCCGCTCAGCGACTACGAGAAGAAGCGCAGCGTCCTCATCGGTGCGGGCGACGCCCCGTTCCTGATCCCCAAGACCTACCACCCGTCGGAGGCCGCCTTCGTTTCGTCGGGCGCGATCCTCCCGGTCAGCGAGTACGTGCACCTGATGCCCCACTTCCAGGACAAGGTCAGAAAATGGAAGCTGGAGCCGGAGCTCGACTCCATCCGGCAGGCCGACGGCAA
Coding sequences within it:
- a CDS encoding lytic polysaccharide monooxygenase auxiliary activity family 9 protein: MITSESKPRLRTRALLLVLLALLATVPALGLIVTAGGKAEAHGTPMKPGSRTFLCWQDGLTDTGEIKPINPACKNAQQVSGTTPFYNWFSVLRSDGAGRTRGFVPDGQLCSGGNTNFTGFNAARDDWPLTHLTSGATVDFSYNAWAAHPGWFYVYVTKDGFDPTQPLTWDAMEEQPFLSVDHPPLNGSPGTVEANYSWTGQLPANKSGRHIIYMVWQRSDSAETFYSCSDVVFDGGNGEVTGIHEPGNPSEPVPGACTATRRTTNSWNGGYQSEVTVTNSGDVPMLGWMVDWTLPSGQSVVSLWSGNATYNGQAVMVHNADWNGSLSPGQSATFGYVVSGSGGDSATSLPCRVG
- a CDS encoding acetylxylan esterase, with the protein product MPAFDLTLPELERHRPEPDEPADFDTFWSDTLKEAEQREPVVSVHPVETGLRLTQTWDVTFRGFAGDPVHAWLSLPADAREPLPAVVEYVGYGRGRGLPHERLTWVNAGYAHLLMDNRGQGDQYGNGGATPDPHATAPGGPGPAVRGLLSPRDYHYRRLITDAVRAVTAVRVLPGVDPARTVAVGNSQGGGLALAVAGLVPDLAAVLVTAPLLCGIRRALTLTDAGPYGEIAAYLSVHRGAEETAYRTLSYVEGVSFARRARARAHFGTGLRDTVCPPSGAYAAFNRYGELSDGTDPRKEIHPYPFNGHEGGEAEQVRRQLHWLSAQLAD
- a CDS encoding ABC transporter permease — translated: MSTSTTSAPPPGTQDRPPKTRHGPTPLAARRGWRRALRRDWQLYSLAVLPLLFFLVFRYLPMIGNVIAFRRFEPGGSILGERWVGLRYVRMFLTDPTFWQVFRNTLWLGGLTLVFCFPIPIVLALLLNEVRRRSLKRFVQSISYLPHFLSIVIVAGITMQMLATDGPVNHVLGWFGHDPVRFIQEPGWFRTIYVGSEVWQTAGWGTILYLAALTTIDEDLYEAARIDGASRWRQIWHVTLPGIRPTMITLLILNIGTFMAVGFEKVLLLYNPLTYPTADVVSTYLYRAGVESNSFSYAAAIGLFEAIIGLVLITGANQLSRRTVGTSLW
- a CDS encoding carbohydrate ABC transporter permease, with the translated sequence MSLLTPRAPRPRTSVNQPTRGYRVFQGVNGVILTLVVLVTLYPFVTIVARSFSGERQIRAGEVNLWPKGFNLTTYKIVVQDSMFWRNYGNTVLYTVLSTVVAMVLTTCYAYVLSKRNLKGRGFLVGVAVFTMFFTGGLIPNYVLVTSLGLKNSVWAIALPNAISVFNLLVMKAFFESLPTELEEAAEIDGLSTYGVLLRIVLPLSKAVIATMVLFYSVSFWNSWFSAYLYMDRTELMPATVYLRNLISGATTGGNAGAGTAELSQVGANIQAVTIVLTSLPILCVYPFVQRFFVSGVMLGAVKG